From one Bordetella genomosp. 9 genomic stretch:
- a CDS encoding LysR family transcriptional regulator, giving the protein MNYKQLEAFRAFMAAGSTIEAADRLGLSQSAVSRLLSQFEADLGIALFVRRKGRLHPTTEAESLLPDVEQMLAGAAGFQRHVNQLRLGGTRRTLLRVQLPTTVAHLIMPQVARRFMANHPDAVLEVFSGAYEHGEISVLGREADMSLLRMPTQHSGLNTVPLISSQAVCILPRGHHLLALPEITAADLDDVDVVLLGRQRPLRDDIDHVFRQARARPRVRAEVHSVEMACKFVAQGLGVSIVNGLLASLDHNPDIERRPFRPVMEYRLGIATLQGQEPHPLVRALTAHIVDALREAAAPDVYQLLEAGTPARIT; this is encoded by the coding sequence ATGAACTACAAGCAGCTGGAAGCCTTCCGCGCCTTCATGGCCGCGGGCTCGACCATCGAGGCCGCCGATCGGCTGGGCCTGTCGCAATCCGCGGTGAGCCGTCTCCTCAGCCAGTTCGAGGCCGATCTCGGCATCGCGCTGTTCGTGCGCCGCAAGGGCCGCCTGCATCCGACCACCGAAGCCGAGTCCCTGCTGCCGGACGTCGAGCAGATGCTAGCCGGCGCTGCGGGATTCCAGCGCCATGTGAACCAACTGCGGCTGGGCGGTACGCGCCGCACGCTGCTCCGCGTCCAACTGCCGACGACGGTCGCTCACCTGATCATGCCGCAGGTGGCGCGCCGCTTCATGGCGAACCATCCGGATGCCGTACTGGAGGTCTTTTCCGGCGCCTACGAGCATGGCGAGATTTCCGTGCTGGGACGCGAGGCGGATATGTCGCTCCTGCGCATGCCCACGCAGCACAGCGGCCTGAACACGGTGCCGCTGATCTCGAGCCAGGCGGTATGCATACTGCCGCGCGGGCATCATCTGCTGGCCCTGCCCGAGATTACCGCCGCGGACCTGGATGACGTGGATGTGGTCCTGCTGGGACGCCAGCGCCCCCTGCGCGACGACATCGACCACGTCTTCCGGCAGGCGCGCGCGCGCCCACGCGTGCGTGCCGAGGTGCATTCCGTCGAGATGGCCTGCAAGTTCGTGGCGCAGGGACTGGGCGTCTCCATCGTCAACGGCCTGCTCGCCAGCCTGGATCACAACCCCGACATCGAGCGCCGGCCCTTTCGCCCCGTCATGGAATACCGGCTCGGCATCGCCACTTTACAAGGCCAGGAGCCGCATCCCCTGGTACGGGCATTGACCGCGCACATCGTCGACGCACTCAGGGAAGCGGCGGCGCCGGACGTGTATCAGCTACTGGAAGCAGGCACGCCAGCACGGATAACATAG
- a CDS encoding CocE/NonD family hydrolase, producing the protein MTTHTGAPEILRDVMVAMRDGVRLATDIHLPPGYRVGVDAPLPVILERTPYGKAEVSRSERIDGRQGVPRVEVARYFAAQGYAVVFQDCRGRYGSEGHFVKYLSDGEDGYDTFGWIVRQPWCDGRIGTMGLSYAAHTQMAAACLNPPGLACMVMDSGGFSNGYQCGIRQSGAFELKQATWAFKQARLSPAAQRDPLIAAALDRQDIRTWFTRMPWRPGHSPIKFVPEYEDYLFEQWRADTFDESWRRVGIYAQGYYDAVPDIPIVLMSSWYDAYVRTTMENYEGLTRGRHAPVRLIMGPWLHGDRNTPYSGDADFGEAATLDGHIAEHWLAFRLAWFDRWLKSAPGQADTASTAPTRLAATAAATSTATSTATSTANATATAADPVARLFLMGGGSGQRLDSGRFDHGGRWIAATGWPVPEVADTTFYLHADGGLSTEAPTAPGARVSYAADPRRPVPTIGGSLTSGEPVFSGGGFDQREDARFFGCAQPGMPLAARDDMVVFQTAPLERDCAVIGPIVVRLAISSDAPDTDFTAKLVDVYPPSADYPEGYALNITDGIFRCRFHATWEKATPLLPGKVYAITIEPFATCNLFRQGHRIRLDIASSNFPKYDVNPNTGETAADGRVTRVAVNTLHLSPEHPSWIVLPLTDPARLRPLGLAA; encoded by the coding sequence ATGACCACGCACACCGGGGCCCCCGAGATCCTGCGCGACGTGATGGTGGCGATGCGCGACGGCGTGCGGCTGGCGACCGATATCCATCTGCCGCCAGGCTACCGGGTCGGCGTGGATGCGCCGCTGCCCGTCATCCTGGAGCGCACGCCTTACGGCAAGGCGGAAGTCTCGCGGTCCGAACGCATCGACGGACGCCAGGGCGTGCCCCGCGTCGAAGTCGCGCGTTATTTCGCCGCGCAGGGCTACGCCGTGGTGTTCCAGGACTGCCGTGGCCGCTACGGTTCGGAAGGCCATTTCGTCAAATACCTGTCGGATGGCGAGGATGGCTACGACACCTTCGGCTGGATCGTGCGCCAGCCCTGGTGCGACGGCAGGATCGGCACGATGGGACTGTCGTATGCCGCCCATACGCAGATGGCCGCTGCCTGCCTGAACCCGCCCGGCCTGGCCTGCATGGTGATGGATTCGGGCGGCTTTTCGAATGGCTATCAATGCGGCATCCGCCAGTCGGGGGCGTTCGAGCTGAAGCAAGCCACCTGGGCGTTCAAGCAGGCCAGGCTCAGCCCGGCCGCGCAGCGCGATCCGCTGATCGCGGCGGCGCTGGACCGCCAGGATATCCGCACATGGTTCACGCGCATGCCATGGCGGCCGGGCCACTCGCCGATCAAGTTCGTGCCCGAGTACGAGGATTACCTGTTCGAGCAATGGCGCGCCGATACCTTCGACGAGTCGTGGCGGCGCGTGGGCATTTACGCCCAGGGTTACTACGACGCCGTTCCCGACATCCCCATCGTGCTGATGTCCAGCTGGTACGACGCGTATGTGCGTACCACCATGGAGAACTACGAGGGGCTGACGCGGGGCCGCCACGCGCCGGTGCGGCTGATCATGGGGCCCTGGCTGCACGGCGATCGCAACACGCCTTATTCCGGCGATGCCGACTTCGGCGAGGCCGCGACGCTGGATGGCCACATCGCCGAGCACTGGCTGGCGTTCCGTCTGGCGTGGTTCGATCGCTGGCTGAAGTCGGCGCCGGGGCAGGCCGACACCGCGTCCACGGCGCCGACCAGGCTGGCGGCGACTGCGGCGGCGACTTCAACGGCGACTTCAACGGCGACTTCAACGGCAAATGCGACGGCCACCGCCGCCGATCCCGTCGCACGCCTGTTCCTGATGGGCGGCGGCAGCGGGCAGCGCCTGGATTCCGGCCGCTTCGACCACGGCGGCCGCTGGATCGCCGCCACGGGCTGGCCGGTGCCTGAAGTCGCCGACACGACCTTCTATCTGCACGCGGATGGCGGGCTGTCGACGGAAGCGCCCACCGCGCCCGGCGCGCGGGTTTCCTATGCCGCCGATCCGCGGCGGCCGGTGCCGACCATCGGCGGCTCGCTGACCTCCGGCGAACCGGTATTTTCGGGTGGAGGATTCGACCAGCGCGAGGACGCGCGATTCTTCGGTTGCGCGCAGCCCGGCATGCCCCTGGCCGCGCGCGACGACATGGTGGTATTCCAGACGGCGCCGCTGGAACGCGATTGCGCGGTCATCGGCCCCATCGTCGTGCGGCTGGCGATTTCATCCGATGCGCCGGACACGGATTTCACCGCCAAGCTGGTCGACGTATACCCGCCCAGCGCGGATTACCCGGAAGGGTATGCGTTGAACATCACCGACGGGATCTTCCGCTGCCGCTTTCACGCAACCTGGGAAAAGGCGACGCCGCTGCTTCCGGGCAAGGTGTATGCGATCACCATCGAGCCGTTCGCCACCTGCAATCTGTTCAGGCAGGGGCACCGTATCCGGCTGGATATCGCCAGCAGCAATTTCCCGAAGTACGACGTCAACCCCAATACCGGCGAGACCGCCGCCGATGGGCGGGTGACGCGGGTGGCGGTGAATACGCTGCATCTGTCGCCGGAGCATCCGTCGTGGATTGTCCTGCCGCTGACGGATCCGGCGCGGCTGCGGCCCCTGGGTCTGGCGGCCTGA
- a CDS encoding acyl-CoA dehydrogenase family protein produces MDFELSPELRLLRDSARRFVAEELLPLEARYANEPDIPDDVRQALQDKARQLGFWAFDLPETVGGGGVGVVGMCVVLEELARCNVPSFRAPTVFTPYLGPVLFHCDERQKARYLMPVVQGTRRTCFALTEAGAGSDPAGMKTTAVADGGDFLINGAKIFITGADKADFVQLFARTIVQGKDAGVSCFLVDRGTPGLRLGQSFELMSPDRPWELLLDDVRVPATQVVGGVGKGWALAREFLDMGRLVHGPKAVGRAQRALDLAIDYANSRQTFGQPLAQRQAIQWMIADSTVELHAARAMVYHAAWKAEQGLNYHLEASAVKLYADEMLVRVVDRAIQIHGGMGLSRELPLELMFRDARSRTITEGSSEMQRMIISTGVLSGRQGVNRFDT; encoded by the coding sequence ATGGATTTCGAATTGTCCCCCGAGCTCCGCCTGTTGCGCGACTCCGCCCGCCGCTTCGTGGCCGAGGAACTGCTGCCGCTGGAAGCCCGCTACGCGAACGAGCCGGACATCCCGGACGACGTCAGGCAGGCGCTGCAGGACAAGGCCAGGCAGCTCGGCTTCTGGGCCTTCGACCTGCCGGAAACGGTGGGTGGCGGCGGTGTCGGCGTCGTCGGCATGTGCGTCGTCCTTGAGGAATTGGCGCGCTGCAACGTGCCTTCGTTCCGCGCCCCGACGGTTTTCACGCCGTACCTCGGGCCGGTGTTGTTTCATTGCGATGAACGGCAGAAGGCGCGGTACCTGATGCCGGTGGTGCAAGGGACCCGGCGCACCTGTTTCGCCCTGACGGAAGCCGGCGCGGGCTCGGACCCGGCTGGCATGAAGACCACGGCGGTGGCCGATGGCGGGGACTTCCTCATCAACGGCGCCAAGATATTCATCACGGGCGCGGACAAGGCGGACTTCGTGCAGCTGTTTGCCCGCACGATCGTGCAGGGCAAGGACGCGGGCGTGTCGTGCTTCCTGGTAGACCGCGGTACGCCCGGCCTGCGGCTGGGGCAGAGTTTCGAGCTGATGTCGCCGGATCGGCCGTGGGAGCTGCTGCTCGATGACGTCCGGGTGCCGGCGACGCAGGTCGTCGGCGGCGTGGGCAAAGGATGGGCGCTGGCGCGCGAGTTCCTCGATATGGGCCGCCTGGTCCATGGCCCCAAGGCGGTTGGGCGGGCGCAGCGGGCGCTGGACCTCGCCATCGACTACGCCAACTCGCGCCAGACCTTCGGCCAGCCGCTCGCCCAGCGCCAGGCCATCCAATGGATGATCGCGGATTCGACGGTGGAACTGCATGCGGCGCGCGCCATGGTCTACCATGCGGCCTGGAAAGCCGAACAGGGACTGAACTATCATCTGGAAGCTTCCGCGGTGAAGCTCTACGCGGACGAGATGCTGGTCAGGGTCGTCGACCGGGCGATCCAGATACACGGCGGCATGGGGCTGTCGCGTGAACTGCCGCTGGAGCTTATGTTCCGCGACGCGCGCAGCCGGACGATCACCGAAGGGTCGTCCGAGATGCAGCGGATGATCATTTCCACAGGCGTGCTGTCCGGCCGGCAGGGGGTGAACCGCTTCGATACCTGA
- a CDS encoding MBL fold metallo-hydrolase RNA specificity domain-containing protein produces the protein MLSLTCLGGAGTVTGSKHLLSHDDTHLLIDCGLFQGLKNLRELNWQSLPISPAEIDAVVLTHAHLDHCGYLPRLMLDGFKGRIHATPATRDVAELILLDSANLQEKDADFANRKGFSKHQPALPLYRVVDAQRTMARFSDVAPHQAFALPGGAQLTFRRAGHILGAATAQIDIAGIHVAFSGDLGRYGDPVMHDPEPVPRADYIVIESTYGNRRHDTADPLAALGKIIDRTVQRGGTVVIPAFAVGRAQTLIYLLWKLRQAGELANVPVYLDSPMATSATELLDRHADEHRLSPRDYEAASSAVTYVRDVEESKALSANRYPKVIISASGMATGGRVLHHIAAFGSDHRNTLLFSGFQAAGTRGRKLLEGATETKIFGDWLPINAEVAELPMLSAHADSDELMRWLRGFQEAPRQVFIVHGEPEASDALRVRIQRELNWHATVPLQGQRYEL, from the coding sequence CTGCGCGAACTCAACTGGCAGTCCTTGCCGATCTCGCCTGCCGAGATCGACGCGGTCGTGCTGACCCATGCGCATCTCGATCACTGCGGCTACCTGCCGCGGCTGATGCTCGACGGTTTCAAGGGCAGGATCCATGCCACCCCGGCGACCCGCGACGTCGCCGAACTGATCCTGCTGGACAGCGCCAACCTGCAGGAGAAGGATGCCGACTTCGCCAACCGCAAGGGGTTCTCCAAGCATCAACCGGCCCTGCCGCTCTACCGGGTCGTCGACGCGCAACGCACCATGGCCCGCTTCTCGGACGTCGCGCCGCATCAAGCCTTCGCCTTGCCTGGGGGCGCGCAACTTACCTTCCGCCGCGCGGGCCACATACTGGGCGCCGCGACCGCGCAGATCGATATCGCCGGCATACATGTCGCCTTCTCCGGCGACCTGGGCCGCTATGGCGACCCGGTCATGCATGATCCCGAACCCGTGCCGCGGGCCGACTACATCGTGATCGAATCCACCTACGGCAACCGGCGCCACGATACCGCCGATCCACTGGCAGCCTTGGGCAAGATCATCGACCGGACGGTACAGCGGGGCGGCACCGTGGTCATCCCCGCGTTCGCGGTGGGCCGCGCGCAAACCCTGATTTATCTGTTGTGGAAACTGCGCCAGGCCGGCGAACTGGCCAACGTGCCGGTCTATCTGGACAGCCCCATGGCCACCAGCGCCACCGAGCTGCTGGACCGCCATGCCGACGAACACAGACTGTCGCCGCGCGACTACGAGGCCGCCAGCTCGGCCGTCACGTATGTGCGCGACGTCGAGGAATCCAAGGCCTTGTCCGCCAACCGCTATCCCAAGGTGATCATTTCGGCCAGCGGCATGGCCACCGGCGGCCGGGTCCTGCATCACATTGCCGCCTTCGGTTCGGACCACCGCAATACCCTGCTGTTCTCGGGCTTCCAGGCGGCGGGCACGCGCGGCCGCAAACTGCTCGAAGGCGCCACGGAAACCAAGATCTTCGGGGACTGGCTGCCGATCAATGCCGAAGTCGCCGAACTTCCCATGCTGTCCGCGCACGCCGACAGCGACGAACTCATGCGGTGGCTGCGCGGCTTCCAGGAAGCGCCGCGACAGGTGTTCATCGTCCATGGCGAGCCGGAAGCCTCGGACGCGCTGCGCGTGCGTATCCAACGGGAACTCAACTGGCACGCCACCGTGCCGCTGCAGGGGCAGAGGTACGAACTGTGA
- a CDS encoding thymidine phosphorylase family protein, which produces MSSIPALPTPALRATRMHLHAQHQPIAVMRADCHVCRAEGLSSRSQVLITSDGRAVQAMLYQIDSDLLALDEVALSEDAWDALGIRDGDGVRVSHAPVVESLAGVRQRIYGRRLSAADLSAIVRDVAHGRYTDVQLAAFLTATATLPMSIDETIFLTRAMVDVGDRMQWRAPIVVDKHCVGGLPGNRTTPLVVAIAAANGLVMPKTSSRAITSPAGTADTMETLAPVELSLAQLQKVVETEGGCIAWGGAVRLSPADDVFVRVERELDIDTEGQLIASVLSKKIAAGATHVVIDIPIGPTAKIRSREAAERLAAHLGQTAAHFGLTLHCLYTDGSQPVGRGIGPALEARDVLAVLRNDADQPRDLRERAAMVAGAVLEMGGAAQPGLGVALASQTLDSGRAWEKFQRICAAQGGLREPPRAAHVQPLLALQAGRVTHIDNRKLSRLAKLAGAPERAAAGVSLQVRLGDEVARGQPLLFLHAESPGELAYALEYARHAGDILSIEA; this is translated from the coding sequence GTGAGCAGTATCCCGGCACTGCCGACACCCGCCCTGCGCGCCACCCGCATGCATCTGCATGCGCAGCACCAACCCATCGCCGTCATGCGCGCCGACTGCCACGTCTGCCGCGCGGAAGGCCTGTCGTCCCGTTCCCAGGTGCTGATCACATCGGACGGCCGCGCGGTGCAGGCGATGCTGTATCAGATCGATAGCGACCTGCTGGCGCTCGACGAGGTCGCGCTGTCCGAGGACGCCTGGGACGCGCTCGGCATCCGCGACGGCGACGGCGTACGGGTCAGCCATGCGCCCGTGGTCGAATCCCTGGCGGGCGTCCGCCAACGCATCTACGGCCGCCGCTTGAGCGCGGCGGATCTTTCCGCCATCGTGCGGGACGTCGCGCACGGCCGCTATACGGACGTACAGCTGGCCGCCTTTCTGACGGCAACGGCCACGCTGCCCATGAGCATCGACGAAACGATCTTCCTGACACGCGCCATGGTGGACGTCGGCGACCGCATGCAGTGGCGCGCCCCGATTGTCGTGGACAAGCATTGCGTGGGCGGCCTCCCGGGCAACCGCACTACGCCGTTGGTGGTGGCCATCGCCGCCGCCAATGGTTTGGTCATGCCCAAGACGTCCTCGCGGGCGATCACGTCGCCCGCCGGCACGGCGGACACCATGGAAACGCTGGCGCCCGTCGAGCTCAGCCTCGCGCAGCTGCAGAAGGTCGTGGAAACCGAAGGGGGATGCATCGCCTGGGGCGGCGCGGTGCGCCTGAGCCCCGCCGACGACGTCTTCGTGCGCGTGGAGCGCGAACTCGACATCGATACGGAGGGGCAGTTGATCGCCTCGGTGCTGTCGAAGAAAATCGCCGCGGGCGCGACGCACGTGGTAATCGATATCCCGATAGGACCGACCGCCAAGATCCGCAGCCGCGAAGCCGCCGAACGCCTGGCCGCCCACCTCGGCCAGACCGCGGCCCACTTCGGCCTGACGCTGCACTGCCTGTACACCGACGGCAGCCAACCCGTCGGCCGCGGCATCGGTCCGGCACTGGAAGCGCGCGACGTGCTGGCCGTGCTGCGCAACGACGCGGACCAGCCGCGCGACCTTCGCGAACGCGCGGCGATGGTCGCCGGCGCCGTACTGGAAATGGGCGGCGCCGCGCAGCCTGGGCTAGGCGTCGCGCTGGCCTCGCAGACGCTGGACAGCGGCCGGGCCTGGGAGAAATTCCAGCGCATCTGCGCGGCCCAGGGCGGGCTGCGCGAACCGCCGCGCGCCGCGCACGTACAGCCCCTGCTTGCCCTGCAGGCGGGGCGCGTCACCCACATCGACAACCGCAAACTGTCACGGCTGGCCAAGCTCGCGGGCGCGCCGGAGCGCGCTGCCGCGGGCGTCTCCCTGCAAGTGCGGCTGGGCGACGAGGTCGCGCGCGGGCAGCCGCTGCTTTTCCTGCATGCCGAGTCGCCCGGCGAACTGGCCTATGCGCTGGAGTACGCGCGCCACGCGGGCGATATCCTGTCTATCGAAGCCTGA
- a CDS encoding ABC transporter substrate-binding protein: MPISSPLPRPGVRVEPHHRPTHPGARRGAEIVLALGCCAAGLLVVMAPASARPLTIAEAAEPSSMDPLFSRTGNNQQAAENVYERLVSTDENMQLQPGLAVSWKATAPDVWEVKLRQGVTFHDGTPLTPEDVVFSMQRAGDIPNSPAPFTGAVRSIARMEIVDDSTIRFHTKGPVPDFMEQIGLVYILARHVAQGRSSDDFNKGPAAVGTGPYKFRSWQPGDRLELERNDHYWGRKPDFEHLTIRYINNGASRVAALLAGTVDLIDSVPPNDAAKLGANPAIKVFSSPSARLIYLALDSARDRSPFVTDSAGKPMDANPLKDVRVRQAISALIMREPITARLLSGAGVPAGQMVPEGLGGYSPKLPAPRYDPAAAKALLAAAGYPQGFGLTIHTSNDRFFGDSEIGQAVGQMLARGGLRINGVVTQPYNVYAGAAAKQSYSAFIFSYGNSTSDSANGLTNVLATYDAAKGTGAFNRSRYSNPAFDRLLDQASSQFDPAQRNALLRQAAETAFNDVAIVPLYFPVVQWAARKGIAFHANKLERTSAQYIEEAKQ, encoded by the coding sequence ATGCCCATATCGAGTCCGCTGCCGCGGCCAGGTGTCCGCGTCGAACCGCATCATCGCCCGACGCACCCCGGCGCCAGGCGCGGCGCCGAAATCGTCCTGGCCTTGGGATGCTGCGCCGCGGGCCTGCTGGTCGTCATGGCGCCGGCATCGGCCCGCCCGTTGACCATCGCGGAGGCGGCCGAGCCGTCGTCCATGGACCCGCTGTTTTCCCGCACGGGCAACAACCAGCAGGCGGCCGAGAACGTCTATGAACGCCTGGTCTCCACCGACGAGAACATGCAGCTGCAGCCGGGCCTGGCCGTGTCCTGGAAGGCCACGGCGCCGGATGTCTGGGAGGTCAAGCTGCGGCAGGGCGTGACGTTCCATGATGGCACGCCGCTTACGCCGGAAGACGTGGTCTTCTCCATGCAGCGTGCCGGCGATATTCCCAATAGCCCCGCGCCGTTCACGGGCGCGGTGCGCAGCATCGCGCGCATGGAGATCGTCGACGACTCCACGATCCGCTTCCACACCAAGGGCCCGGTGCCGGATTTCATGGAGCAGATCGGGCTGGTGTACATCCTGGCCAGGCATGTGGCCCAAGGCCGCAGTAGCGACGACTTCAACAAGGGGCCGGCCGCCGTCGGCACCGGCCCGTACAAGTTCCGCTCATGGCAGCCGGGCGATCGCCTGGAGCTGGAGCGCAACGACCATTACTGGGGCAGGAAGCCGGACTTCGAGCATCTGACGATCCGTTATATCAACAACGGCGCCAGCCGGGTGGCCGCCCTGCTGGCCGGGACCGTCGACCTGATCGACAGCGTGCCGCCGAACGATGCGGCCAAGTTGGGCGCCAACCCCGCGATCAAGGTTTTTTCTTCTCCGTCGGCTCGCCTGATCTATCTGGCCCTGGATTCCGCGCGGGACCGCAGCCCCTTCGTCACCGACAGCGCCGGCAAGCCCATGGACGCCAATCCGCTGAAGGACGTGCGCGTGCGCCAGGCGATTTCCGCCTTGATCATGCGCGAGCCGATCACGGCGCGCCTGCTGAGCGGGGCGGGCGTGCCGGCCGGGCAGATGGTGCCGGAGGGACTGGGCGGCTACAGCCCCAAGTTGCCCGCGCCGAGGTACGACCCGGCGGCCGCCAAGGCGCTGCTGGCCGCGGCGGGCTATCCGCAGGGGTTCGGTTTGACGATCCATACGTCGAACGACCGGTTCTTCGGCGACAGCGAAATCGGCCAGGCCGTGGGACAGATGCTGGCGCGTGGCGGACTGCGCATCAACGGCGTGGTCACCCAGCCCTATAACGTCTACGCGGGCGCCGCCGCCAAGCAGAGCTACAGCGCCTTCATCTTCTCCTACGGCAACAGCACGAGCGATTCCGCGAATGGCCTGACCAATGTGCTGGCGACCTACGACGCGGCCAAGGGCACGGGCGCCTTCAACCGCTCTCGCTATTCCAATCCCGCCTTCGACCGCCTGCTGGATCAGGCATCGTCGCAGTTCGATCCCGCGCAGCGCAATGCGCTGTTGCGGCAGGCCGCCGAAACCGCCTTCAACGACGTGGCCATCGTGCCCTTGTATTTTCCGGTGGTGCAATGGGCCGCGCGCAAGGGCATCGCTTTCCATGCCAACAAGCTGGAACGCACGTCGGCGCAATATATCGAGGAGGCCAAACAATGA
- a CDS encoding glutathione S-transferase family protein — translation MLALYSYPGLFGVADNNPFGLKVFAFLRLAGLPFSHHHIFDSRQAPHGQLPYIDDDGTLVGDSSAIVAHLVGRHRLSIDSGLSAPQRIQAFCINRVLDDLYWSMSYSRWKDDRYWPAFRDAVLRTHPTVSAEEMDAARAYNFERYRYQGIGRYAPEEAYKRGLDDLRAVAGMLENGPFFFGASPTSIDASIYGFVANILFYPIDTPLREYVVSQPGLALHCQAVHDHVMGAAAPG, via the coding sequence ATGCTTGCGCTCTATTCCTACCCCGGGCTGTTCGGCGTCGCCGACAACAATCCGTTTGGACTGAAAGTATTCGCCTTCCTACGCCTTGCCGGCCTGCCCTTCAGCCACCACCACATCTTCGACAGCCGCCAGGCGCCGCACGGCCAGCTACCCTACATCGACGACGACGGCACGCTCGTTGGCGACAGCAGCGCCATCGTCGCGCATCTGGTCGGCCGGCATCGCCTTTCCATCGATAGCGGCCTGAGCGCGCCGCAGCGTATCCAGGCATTCTGTATCAACCGCGTCCTGGACGACCTCTACTGGAGCATGTCGTATTCGCGCTGGAAAGACGACCGCTACTGGCCCGCGTTCCGGGACGCGGTGCTGCGCACCCACCCCACCGTAAGCGCCGAAGAAATGGACGCCGCCCGCGCCTACAACTTCGAACGCTATCGTTATCAAGGCATAGGACGCTATGCGCCTGAAGAAGCCTACAAGCGTGGCCTGGACGACTTGCGCGCCGTCGCGGGAATGCTCGAGAACGGCCCGTTCTTCTTCGGCGCCTCGCCGACCAGCATCGATGCAAGCATCTATGGCTTCGTCGCCAACATCCTCTTCTACCCCATCGACACGCCGCTGCGGGAATATGTCGTCTCTCAGCCCGGGCTCGCCCTGCACTGCCAGGCTGTCCATGACCATGTCATGGGCGCCGCCGCGCCCGGATAG
- a CDS encoding LysR family transcriptional regulator yields MNIENIDLNLLVAFDAMMQERNVTRAGVRVGLSQPSMSHALVRLRQLCGDPLFVRVKTGMEPTPFALRIAPSVRAGLSVLQAGLQNAVPFDPAQSGRTFEVLLSDLGEVVFLPRLMKHLTEVAPGISLRVLQRPREGYRDALEAEEADLAIGFLPALSAGFYQQRLFGDHYVCLLRAGHPRIGQRLDIQQFAAESHVMIEPAGSRYSRVSPQSSTTTLIEQYLEKQGLRRHVALRVPHFTVVPEIIETSDLLAVIPSTVARIMAPQRRIKILPLPLETPPSFEVKQFWHERSHQDDGTRWLRGVIAELFMEQRSPLPAALDQRTGLATRR; encoded by the coding sequence ATGAATATCGAGAACATCGATCTGAATCTGCTGGTGGCATTCGACGCAATGATGCAGGAGCGCAACGTGACGCGCGCGGGCGTGCGGGTGGGGCTGTCGCAGCCTTCGATGAGCCATGCGCTGGTGCGGCTCAGGCAGTTGTGCGGCGACCCGCTGTTCGTCAGGGTCAAGACGGGTATGGAGCCCACGCCCTTCGCGCTGCGCATCGCGCCCAGCGTGCGCGCCGGCCTCTCGGTCCTGCAAGCGGGGCTGCAGAATGCCGTACCGTTCGACCCCGCGCAATCCGGCCGTACCTTCGAGGTGCTGCTGAGCGACCTTGGCGAGGTGGTCTTCCTGCCACGCCTGATGAAGCATCTGACCGAGGTGGCGCCGGGCATCAGCCTGCGCGTACTGCAACGGCCGCGCGAAGGGTATCGCGACGCGCTGGAGGCCGAAGAGGCCGACCTGGCCATCGGTTTCCTGCCGGCGCTGTCCGCGGGCTTCTATCAACAGCGCCTGTTCGGCGATCACTATGTCTGCCTGTTGCGGGCCGGCCATCCACGCATCGGCCAGCGCCTGGACATTCAGCAATTCGCGGCGGAATCGCATGTGATGATAGAGCCGGCGGGCTCGCGGTACAGCCGCGTCTCGCCGCAGTCTTCCACCACGACGCTGATCGAGCAGTACCTGGAAAAGCAGGGGCTGCGGCGCCACGTCGCATTGCGCGTGCCGCATTTCACGGTAGTGCCCGAGATCATCGAGACCAGTGACCTGCTGGCCGTCATCCCCAGCACGGTGGCGCGCATCATGGCGCCGCAGCGGCGTATCAAGATTCTTCCGCTACCCCTGGAGACGCCGCCCAGTTTTGAGGTGAAGCAGTTCTGGCATGAACGCAGCCATCAGGACGACGGCACGCGCTGGCTGCGCGGCGTCATCGCCGAGTTGTTCATGGAGCAGCGCTCGCCGCTGCCGGCCGCGCTCGATCAGCGCACGGGGCTCGCGACGCGGCGGTAG